In Sciurus carolinensis chromosome 17, mSciCar1.2, whole genome shotgun sequence, one genomic interval encodes:
- the Cbarp gene encoding voltage-dependent calcium channel beta subunit-associated regulatory protein isoform X2, with amino-acid sequence MEVPRDVPHWAHPALVRAGRGCCRALLPASFTMQPTATMATAAATTATAALTTSWDNTTTHPTATPDPVLDNYVLLVVVMSLFVGGTLVVLSGVLLLCKRCWEVHQRFNRAMEEAEKTTTTYLDNSTHPAQGVDPDFRGEDPEGQDVETERFLSTSCTGRRVSFNEAALFEQSRKAQDKGRRYTLTEGDFHHLKNARLTHLHLPPLKIVTIHECDSGEASVATTPHPATTPKDSLAIFQPPGKALTGRSVGPSSALPGDPYNSAAGAADFAEISPSASSDSGEGASLDMGLRSAKVGGPGPGPGPGPGPGPAAEPGEAGAGSGAGTMLQFFTRLRRHASLDGASPYFKVKKWKLEASQRASSLDTRGSPKRHHFQRQRAASESMEQEGDAPHADFIQYIARAGDAVAFPPPCPFLASPTSPPPALGRLEAAQAVGGASPESPPEHDAGAGLQQQQQQQQQQLEPDPEQTQASYRDLWSLRASLELHAAAASDHSSSGNDRDSVRSGDSSGSGGAPPAFPPPSPPAPRPKDGEARRLLQMDSGYASIEGRGAGDDAAEPPATPAPPRSPRAWPRRPRRDYSIDEKTDALFHEFLRHDPHFDDTPAAARHRARAHPHARKQWQRGRQHSDPGGARAVPAPGAPRPARAPLRRGDSVDCPPEGRALASAGDDPTIPVIEEEPGGGCPGSGLCVEPAGALLDKLAASLDERLFPPRLAEPVAAAPTLVVAAAPTSPDHSPA; translated from the exons ATGGAGGTTCCTAGAGATGTCCCCCACTGGGCCCACCCAGCACTGGTCAGAGCAGGTCGTGGCTGCTGCAGGGCTCTGCTGCCTGCCT ccttCACAATGCAGCCTACGGCCACCATGGCCACAGCCGCGGCCACCACTGCCACGGCTGCTCTGACGACATCGTGGGACAATACCACCACTCATCCCACG GCTACGCCAGACCCCGTACTGGACAACTACGTGCTGCTGGTAGTGGTCATGTCGCTGTTTGTCGGGGGCACGCTGGTGGTCTTGTCCGGTGTCCTGCTCTTGTGCAAGCGCTGCTGGGAGGTCCACCAACGCTTCAACAG GGCCatggaggaagcagagaagacCACCACCACCTACCTGGACAATAGCACCCACCCTGCCCAAG GCGTAG ACCCTGACTTCAGGGGGGAGGACCCCGAGGGCCAGGATGTGGAGACGGAGCGCTTCCTGTCCACCAGCTGCACAGGCCGCAGGGTCTCCTTCAACGAGGCTGCCCTTTTTGAACAGAGCCGGAAGGCACAGGATAAGGGCCGCAG GTACACCCTGACGGAGGGGGACTTCCATCACCTCAAGAATGCCCGGCTCACCCATCTGCACCTGCCACCCCTCAAGATCGTCACCATACATGAGTGTGACTCTGGTGAGGCCAGCGTGGCCACTACCCCCCACCCAGCCACCACCCCTAAGGACAGCCTGGCCATATTCCAG CCCCCGGGGAAGGCCCTCACTGGCCGCTCTGTGGGCCCCAGCTCCGCCCTGCCAGGTGACCCCTACAACTCGGCCGCGGGCGCTGCCGACTTTGCGGAGATCAGCCCCTCAGCATCCAGCGACTCAGGGGAAGGCGCCTCG CTGGACATGGGTCTTCGGAGTGCCAAGGTTGgcgggcctgggcctgggcctgggcctgggcccggGCCTGGGCCTGCAGCAGAGCCGGGGGAGGCAGGTGCAGGCTCTGGGGCAGGCACCATGCTGCAGTTCTTCACCCGCCTGCGCCGCCATGCCAGTCTGGATGGAGCTAGCCCCTACTTCAAGGTCAAGAAGtggaagctggaggccagccagCGAGCATCCAGTCTGGACACAAGAG GTTCCCCCAAGCGGCACCACTTCCAGCGGCAGCGGGCAGCCAGCGAGAGCATGGAGCAGGAGGGCGACGCGCCCCACGCAGACTTCATCCAGTACATTGCCCGCGCTGGCGACGCCGTGGCCTTCCCACCCCCCTGTCCCTTTCTGGCCAGCCCCACCAGCCCGCCCCCCGCTCTCGGCAG GCTAGAGGCAGCCCAGGCGGTGGGAGGAGCGAGCCCCGAATCGCCCCCAGAGCACGATGCTGGTGCGggactgcagcagcagcagcagcaacagcagcagcagctggagccGGACCCCGAGCAGACCCAGGCCAGCTACCGTGACCTGTGGAGCCTGCGCGCCTCCCTGGAGCTACACGCGGCCGCCGCGTCAGACCACAGCAGCAGCGGCAACGATCGCGATTCGGTGCGCAGCGGCGACAGCTCGGGGTCCGGGGGCGCGCCGCCGGCCTTCCCACCTCCCTCGCCTCCCGCGCCGCGACCCAAAGACGGCGAGGCACGCCGGCTGCTGCAGATGGACAGCGGCTATGCCAGCATCGAGGGCCGCGGTGCGGGTGACGACGCCGCCGAACCGCCCGCCACTCCCGCCCCACCGCGCAGCCCGCGCGCCTGGCCACGCCGTCCGCGGCGCGACTATAGCATCGACGAGAAGACAGACGCGCTCTTCCACGAGTTCCTGCGCCACGACCCGCACTTCGACGACACACCGGCTGCCGCGCGCCACCGCGCACGCGCGCACCCGCACGCACGCAAGCAGTGGCAGCGCGGCCGGCAGCACAGCGACCCTGGCGGCGCACGCGCGGTCCCGGCCCCCGGCGCGCCCCGGCCCGCGCGTGCGCCCTTGCGCCGGGGCGATAGCGTCGACTGCCCGCCTGAGGGCCGCGCGCTAGCCAGCGCTGGCGACGACCCGACCATCCCAGTCATCGAGGAGGAGCCTGGCGGGGGCTGCCCAGGCTCAGGCCTGTGTGTCGAGCCCGCGGGGGCGCTGCTGGACAAGCTGGCGGCCAGCCTCGACGAGAGACTCTTCCCGCCGCGCCTCGCCGAGCCGGTCGCCGCGGCCCCAACGCTGGTCGTCGCCGCGGCCCCTACGTCCCCCGACCATAGTCCAGCCTAA
- the Cbarp gene encoding voltage-dependent calcium channel beta subunit-associated regulatory protein isoform X6, whose amino-acid sequence MQPTATMATAAATTATAALTTSWDNTTTHPTATPDPVLDNYVLLVVVMSLFVGGTLVVLSGVLLLCKRCWEVHQRFNRAMEEAEKTTTTYLDNSTHPAQGVDPDFRGEDPEGQDVETERFLSTSCTGRRVSFNEAALFEQSRKAQDKGRRYTLTEGDFHHLKNARLTHLHLPPLKIVTIHECDSGEASVATTPHPATTPKDSLAIFQPPGKALTGRSVGPSSALPGDPYNSAAGAADFAEISPSASSDSGEGASLDMGLRSAKVGGPGPGPGPGPGPGPAAEPGEAGAGSGAGTMLQFFTRLRRHASLDGASPYFKVKKWKLEASQRASSLDTRGSPKRHHFQRQRAASESMEQEGDAPHADFIQYIARAGDAVAFPPPCPFLASPTSPPPALGRLEAAQAVGGASPESPPEHDAGAGLQQQQQQQQQQLEPDPEQTQASYRDLWSLRASLELHAAAASDHSSSGNDRDSVRSGDSSGSGGAPPAFPPPSPPAPRPKDGEARRLLQMDSGYASIEGRGAGDDAAEPPATPAPPRSPRAWPRRPRRDYSIDEKTDALFHEFLRHDPHFDDTPAAARHRARAHPHARKQWQRGRQHSDPGGARAVPAPGAPRPARAPLRRGDSVDCPPEGRALASAGDDPTIPVIEEEPGGGCPGSGLCVEPAGALLDKLAASLDERLFPPRLAEPVAAAPTLVVAAAPTSPDHSPA is encoded by the exons ATGCAGCCTACGGCCACCATGGCCACAGCCGCGGCCACCACTGCCACGGCTGCTCTGACGACATCGTGGGACAATACCACCACTCATCCCACG GCTACGCCAGACCCCGTACTGGACAACTACGTGCTGCTGGTAGTGGTCATGTCGCTGTTTGTCGGGGGCACGCTGGTGGTCTTGTCCGGTGTCCTGCTCTTGTGCAAGCGCTGCTGGGAGGTCCACCAACGCTTCAACAG GGCCatggaggaagcagagaagacCACCACCACCTACCTGGACAATAGCACCCACCCTGCCCAAG GCGTAG ACCCTGACTTCAGGGGGGAGGACCCCGAGGGCCAGGATGTGGAGACGGAGCGCTTCCTGTCCACCAGCTGCACAGGCCGCAGGGTCTCCTTCAACGAGGCTGCCCTTTTTGAACAGAGCCGGAAGGCACAGGATAAGGGCCGCAG GTACACCCTGACGGAGGGGGACTTCCATCACCTCAAGAATGCCCGGCTCACCCATCTGCACCTGCCACCCCTCAAGATCGTCACCATACATGAGTGTGACTCTGGTGAGGCCAGCGTGGCCACTACCCCCCACCCAGCCACCACCCCTAAGGACAGCCTGGCCATATTCCAG CCCCCGGGGAAGGCCCTCACTGGCCGCTCTGTGGGCCCCAGCTCCGCCCTGCCAGGTGACCCCTACAACTCGGCCGCGGGCGCTGCCGACTTTGCGGAGATCAGCCCCTCAGCATCCAGCGACTCAGGGGAAGGCGCCTCG CTGGACATGGGTCTTCGGAGTGCCAAGGTTGgcgggcctgggcctgggcctgggcctgggcccggGCCTGGGCCTGCAGCAGAGCCGGGGGAGGCAGGTGCAGGCTCTGGGGCAGGCACCATGCTGCAGTTCTTCACCCGCCTGCGCCGCCATGCCAGTCTGGATGGAGCTAGCCCCTACTTCAAGGTCAAGAAGtggaagctggaggccagccagCGAGCATCCAGTCTGGACACAAGAG GTTCCCCCAAGCGGCACCACTTCCAGCGGCAGCGGGCAGCCAGCGAGAGCATGGAGCAGGAGGGCGACGCGCCCCACGCAGACTTCATCCAGTACATTGCCCGCGCTGGCGACGCCGTGGCCTTCCCACCCCCCTGTCCCTTTCTGGCCAGCCCCACCAGCCCGCCCCCCGCTCTCGGCAG GCTAGAGGCAGCCCAGGCGGTGGGAGGAGCGAGCCCCGAATCGCCCCCAGAGCACGATGCTGGTGCGggactgcagcagcagcagcagcaacagcagcagcagctggagccGGACCCCGAGCAGACCCAGGCCAGCTACCGTGACCTGTGGAGCCTGCGCGCCTCCCTGGAGCTACACGCGGCCGCCGCGTCAGACCACAGCAGCAGCGGCAACGATCGCGATTCGGTGCGCAGCGGCGACAGCTCGGGGTCCGGGGGCGCGCCGCCGGCCTTCCCACCTCCCTCGCCTCCCGCGCCGCGACCCAAAGACGGCGAGGCACGCCGGCTGCTGCAGATGGACAGCGGCTATGCCAGCATCGAGGGCCGCGGTGCGGGTGACGACGCCGCCGAACCGCCCGCCACTCCCGCCCCACCGCGCAGCCCGCGCGCCTGGCCACGCCGTCCGCGGCGCGACTATAGCATCGACGAGAAGACAGACGCGCTCTTCCACGAGTTCCTGCGCCACGACCCGCACTTCGACGACACACCGGCTGCCGCGCGCCACCGCGCACGCGCGCACCCGCACGCACGCAAGCAGTGGCAGCGCGGCCGGCAGCACAGCGACCCTGGCGGCGCACGCGCGGTCCCGGCCCCCGGCGCGCCCCGGCCCGCGCGTGCGCCCTTGCGCCGGGGCGATAGCGTCGACTGCCCGCCTGAGGGCCGCGCGCTAGCCAGCGCTGGCGACGACCCGACCATCCCAGTCATCGAGGAGGAGCCTGGCGGGGGCTGCCCAGGCTCAGGCCTGTGTGTCGAGCCCGCGGGGGCGCTGCTGGACAAGCTGGCGGCCAGCCTCGACGAGAGACTCTTCCCGCCGCGCCTCGCCGAGCCGGTCGCCGCGGCCCCAACGCTGGTCGTCGCCGCGGCCCCTACGTCCCCCGACCATAGTCCAGCCTAA
- the Cbarp gene encoding voltage-dependent calcium channel beta subunit-associated regulatory protein isoform X8, whose translation MSLFVGGTLVVLSGVLLLCKRCWEVHQRFNRAMEEAEKTTTTYLDNSTHPAQGVDPDFRGEDPEGQDVETERFLSTSCTGRRVSFNEAALFEQSRKAQDKGRRYTLTEGDFHHLKNARLTHLHLPPLKIVTIHECDSGEASVATTPHPATTPKDSLAIFQPPGKALTGRSVGPSSALPGDPYNSAAGAADFAEISPSASSDSGEGASLDMGLRSAKVGGPGPGPGPGPGPGPAAEPGEAGAGSGAGTMLQFFTRLRRHASLDGASPYFKVKKWKLEASQRASSLDTRGSPKRHHFQRQRAASESMEQEGDAPHADFIQYIARAGDAVAFPPPCPFLASPTSPPPALGRLEAAQAVGGASPESPPEHDAGAGLQQQQQQQQQQLEPDPEQTQASYRDLWSLRASLELHAAAASDHSSSGNDRDSVRSGDSSGSGGAPPAFPPPSPPAPRPKDGEARRLLQMDSGYASIEGRGAGDDAAEPPATPAPPRSPRAWPRRPRRDYSIDEKTDALFHEFLRHDPHFDDTPAAARHRARAHPHARKQWQRGRQHSDPGGARAVPAPGAPRPARAPLRRGDSVDCPPEGRALASAGDDPTIPVIEEEPGGGCPGSGLCVEPAGALLDKLAASLDERLFPPRLAEPVAAAPTLVVAAAPTSPDHSPA comes from the exons ATGTCGCTGTTTGTCGGGGGCACGCTGGTGGTCTTGTCCGGTGTCCTGCTCTTGTGCAAGCGCTGCTGGGAGGTCCACCAACGCTTCAACAG GGCCatggaggaagcagagaagacCACCACCACCTACCTGGACAATAGCACCCACCCTGCCCAAG GCGTAG ACCCTGACTTCAGGGGGGAGGACCCCGAGGGCCAGGATGTGGAGACGGAGCGCTTCCTGTCCACCAGCTGCACAGGCCGCAGGGTCTCCTTCAACGAGGCTGCCCTTTTTGAACAGAGCCGGAAGGCACAGGATAAGGGCCGCAG GTACACCCTGACGGAGGGGGACTTCCATCACCTCAAGAATGCCCGGCTCACCCATCTGCACCTGCCACCCCTCAAGATCGTCACCATACATGAGTGTGACTCTGGTGAGGCCAGCGTGGCCACTACCCCCCACCCAGCCACCACCCCTAAGGACAGCCTGGCCATATTCCAG CCCCCGGGGAAGGCCCTCACTGGCCGCTCTGTGGGCCCCAGCTCCGCCCTGCCAGGTGACCCCTACAACTCGGCCGCGGGCGCTGCCGACTTTGCGGAGATCAGCCCCTCAGCATCCAGCGACTCAGGGGAAGGCGCCTCG CTGGACATGGGTCTTCGGAGTGCCAAGGTTGgcgggcctgggcctgggcctgggcctgggcccggGCCTGGGCCTGCAGCAGAGCCGGGGGAGGCAGGTGCAGGCTCTGGGGCAGGCACCATGCTGCAGTTCTTCACCCGCCTGCGCCGCCATGCCAGTCTGGATGGAGCTAGCCCCTACTTCAAGGTCAAGAAGtggaagctggaggccagccagCGAGCATCCAGTCTGGACACAAGAG GTTCCCCCAAGCGGCACCACTTCCAGCGGCAGCGGGCAGCCAGCGAGAGCATGGAGCAGGAGGGCGACGCGCCCCACGCAGACTTCATCCAGTACATTGCCCGCGCTGGCGACGCCGTGGCCTTCCCACCCCCCTGTCCCTTTCTGGCCAGCCCCACCAGCCCGCCCCCCGCTCTCGGCAG GCTAGAGGCAGCCCAGGCGGTGGGAGGAGCGAGCCCCGAATCGCCCCCAGAGCACGATGCTGGTGCGggactgcagcagcagcagcagcaacagcagcagcagctggagccGGACCCCGAGCAGACCCAGGCCAGCTACCGTGACCTGTGGAGCCTGCGCGCCTCCCTGGAGCTACACGCGGCCGCCGCGTCAGACCACAGCAGCAGCGGCAACGATCGCGATTCGGTGCGCAGCGGCGACAGCTCGGGGTCCGGGGGCGCGCCGCCGGCCTTCCCACCTCCCTCGCCTCCCGCGCCGCGACCCAAAGACGGCGAGGCACGCCGGCTGCTGCAGATGGACAGCGGCTATGCCAGCATCGAGGGCCGCGGTGCGGGTGACGACGCCGCCGAACCGCCCGCCACTCCCGCCCCACCGCGCAGCCCGCGCGCCTGGCCACGCCGTCCGCGGCGCGACTATAGCATCGACGAGAAGACAGACGCGCTCTTCCACGAGTTCCTGCGCCACGACCCGCACTTCGACGACACACCGGCTGCCGCGCGCCACCGCGCACGCGCGCACCCGCACGCACGCAAGCAGTGGCAGCGCGGCCGGCAGCACAGCGACCCTGGCGGCGCACGCGCGGTCCCGGCCCCCGGCGCGCCCCGGCCCGCGCGTGCGCCCTTGCGCCGGGGCGATAGCGTCGACTGCCCGCCTGAGGGCCGCGCGCTAGCCAGCGCTGGCGACGACCCGACCATCCCAGTCATCGAGGAGGAGCCTGGCGGGGGCTGCCCAGGCTCAGGCCTGTGTGTCGAGCCCGCGGGGGCGCTGCTGGACAAGCTGGCGGCCAGCCTCGACGAGAGACTCTTCCCGCCGCGCCTCGCCGAGCCGGTCGCCGCGGCCCCAACGCTGGTCGTCGCCGCGGCCCCTACGTCCCCCGACCATAGTCCAGCCTAA
- the Cbarp gene encoding voltage-dependent calcium channel beta subunit-associated regulatory protein isoform X5, which yields MQPTATMATAAATTATAALTTSWDNTTTHPTQATPDPVLDNYVLLVVVMSLFVGGTLVVLSGVLLLCKRCWEVHQRFNRAMEEAEKTTTTYLDNSTHPAQGVDPDFRGEDPEGQDVETERFLSTSCTGRRVSFNEAALFEQSRKAQDKGRRYTLTEGDFHHLKNARLTHLHLPPLKIVTIHECDSGEASVATTPHPATTPKDSLAIFQPPGKALTGRSVGPSSALPGDPYNSAAGAADFAEISPSASSDSGEGASLDMGLRSAKVGGPGPGPGPGPGPGPAAEPGEAGAGSGAGTMLQFFTRLRRHASLDGASPYFKVKKWKLEASQRASSLDTRGSPKRHHFQRQRAASESMEQEGDAPHADFIQYIARAGDAVAFPPPCPFLASPTSPPPALGRLEAAQAVGGASPESPPEHDAGAGLQQQQQQQQQQLEPDPEQTQASYRDLWSLRASLELHAAAASDHSSSGNDRDSVRSGDSSGSGGAPPAFPPPSPPAPRPKDGEARRLLQMDSGYASIEGRGAGDDAAEPPATPAPPRSPRAWPRRPRRDYSIDEKTDALFHEFLRHDPHFDDTPAAARHRARAHPHARKQWQRGRQHSDPGGARAVPAPGAPRPARAPLRRGDSVDCPPEGRALASAGDDPTIPVIEEEPGGGCPGSGLCVEPAGALLDKLAASLDERLFPPRLAEPVAAAPTLVVAAAPTSPDHSPA from the exons ATGCAGCCTACGGCCACCATGGCCACAGCCGCGGCCACCACTGCCACGGCTGCTCTGACGACATCGTGGGACAATACCACCACTCATCCCACG CAGGCTACGCCAGACCCCGTACTGGACAACTACGTGCTGCTGGTAGTGGTCATGTCGCTGTTTGTCGGGGGCACGCTGGTGGTCTTGTCCGGTGTCCTGCTCTTGTGCAAGCGCTGCTGGGAGGTCCACCAACGCTTCAACAG GGCCatggaggaagcagagaagacCACCACCACCTACCTGGACAATAGCACCCACCCTGCCCAAG GCGTAG ACCCTGACTTCAGGGGGGAGGACCCCGAGGGCCAGGATGTGGAGACGGAGCGCTTCCTGTCCACCAGCTGCACAGGCCGCAGGGTCTCCTTCAACGAGGCTGCCCTTTTTGAACAGAGCCGGAAGGCACAGGATAAGGGCCGCAG GTACACCCTGACGGAGGGGGACTTCCATCACCTCAAGAATGCCCGGCTCACCCATCTGCACCTGCCACCCCTCAAGATCGTCACCATACATGAGTGTGACTCTGGTGAGGCCAGCGTGGCCACTACCCCCCACCCAGCCACCACCCCTAAGGACAGCCTGGCCATATTCCAG CCCCCGGGGAAGGCCCTCACTGGCCGCTCTGTGGGCCCCAGCTCCGCCCTGCCAGGTGACCCCTACAACTCGGCCGCGGGCGCTGCCGACTTTGCGGAGATCAGCCCCTCAGCATCCAGCGACTCAGGGGAAGGCGCCTCG CTGGACATGGGTCTTCGGAGTGCCAAGGTTGgcgggcctgggcctgggcctgggcctgggcccggGCCTGGGCCTGCAGCAGAGCCGGGGGAGGCAGGTGCAGGCTCTGGGGCAGGCACCATGCTGCAGTTCTTCACCCGCCTGCGCCGCCATGCCAGTCTGGATGGAGCTAGCCCCTACTTCAAGGTCAAGAAGtggaagctggaggccagccagCGAGCATCCAGTCTGGACACAAGAG GTTCCCCCAAGCGGCACCACTTCCAGCGGCAGCGGGCAGCCAGCGAGAGCATGGAGCAGGAGGGCGACGCGCCCCACGCAGACTTCATCCAGTACATTGCCCGCGCTGGCGACGCCGTGGCCTTCCCACCCCCCTGTCCCTTTCTGGCCAGCCCCACCAGCCCGCCCCCCGCTCTCGGCAG GCTAGAGGCAGCCCAGGCGGTGGGAGGAGCGAGCCCCGAATCGCCCCCAGAGCACGATGCTGGTGCGggactgcagcagcagcagcagcaacagcagcagcagctggagccGGACCCCGAGCAGACCCAGGCCAGCTACCGTGACCTGTGGAGCCTGCGCGCCTCCCTGGAGCTACACGCGGCCGCCGCGTCAGACCACAGCAGCAGCGGCAACGATCGCGATTCGGTGCGCAGCGGCGACAGCTCGGGGTCCGGGGGCGCGCCGCCGGCCTTCCCACCTCCCTCGCCTCCCGCGCCGCGACCCAAAGACGGCGAGGCACGCCGGCTGCTGCAGATGGACAGCGGCTATGCCAGCATCGAGGGCCGCGGTGCGGGTGACGACGCCGCCGAACCGCCCGCCACTCCCGCCCCACCGCGCAGCCCGCGCGCCTGGCCACGCCGTCCGCGGCGCGACTATAGCATCGACGAGAAGACAGACGCGCTCTTCCACGAGTTCCTGCGCCACGACCCGCACTTCGACGACACACCGGCTGCCGCGCGCCACCGCGCACGCGCGCACCCGCACGCACGCAAGCAGTGGCAGCGCGGCCGGCAGCACAGCGACCCTGGCGGCGCACGCGCGGTCCCGGCCCCCGGCGCGCCCCGGCCCGCGCGTGCGCCCTTGCGCCGGGGCGATAGCGTCGACTGCCCGCCTGAGGGCCGCGCGCTAGCCAGCGCTGGCGACGACCCGACCATCCCAGTCATCGAGGAGGAGCCTGGCGGGGGCTGCCCAGGCTCAGGCCTGTGTGTCGAGCCCGCGGGGGCGCTGCTGGACAAGCTGGCGGCCAGCCTCGACGAGAGACTCTTCCCGCCGCGCCTCGCCGAGCCGGTCGCCGCGGCCCCAACGCTGGTCGTCGCCGCGGCCCCTACGTCCCCCGACCATAGTCCAGCCTAA
- the Cbarp gene encoding voltage-dependent calcium channel beta subunit-associated regulatory protein isoform X7, which yields MEVPRDVPHWAHPALVRAGRGCCRALLPASFTMQPTATMATAAATTATAALTTSWDNTTTHPTQATPDPVLDNYVLLVVVMSLFVGGTLVVLSGVLLLCKRCWEVHQRFNRAMEEAEKTTTTYLDNSTHPAQGVDPDFRGEDPEGQDVETERFLSTSCTGRRVSFNEAALFEQSRKAQDKGRRYTLTEGDFHHLKNARLTHLHLPPLKIVTIHECDSGEASVATTPHPATTPKDSLAIFQLDMGLRSAKVGGPGPGPGPGPGPGPAAEPGEAGAGSGAGTMLQFFTRLRRHASLDGASPYFKVKKWKLEASQRASSLDTRGSPKRHHFQRQRAASESMEQEGDAPHADFIQYIARAGDAVAFPPPCPFLASPTSPPPALGRLEAAQAVGGASPESPPEHDAGAGLQQQQQQQQQQLEPDPEQTQASYRDLWSLRASLELHAAAASDHSSSGNDRDSVRSGDSSGSGGAPPAFPPPSPPAPRPKDGEARRLLQMDSGYASIEGRGAGDDAAEPPATPAPPRSPRAWPRRPRRDYSIDEKTDALFHEFLRHDPHFDDTPAAARHRARAHPHARKQWQRGRQHSDPGGARAVPAPGAPRPARAPLRRGDSVDCPPEGRALASAGDDPTIPVIEEEPGGGCPGSGLCVEPAGALLDKLAASLDERLFPPRLAEPVAAAPTLVVAAAPTSPDHSPA from the exons ATGGAGGTTCCTAGAGATGTCCCCCACTGGGCCCACCCAGCACTGGTCAGAGCAGGTCGTGGCTGCTGCAGGGCTCTGCTGCCTGCCT ccttCACAATGCAGCCTACGGCCACCATGGCCACAGCCGCGGCCACCACTGCCACGGCTGCTCTGACGACATCGTGGGACAATACCACCACTCATCCCACG CAGGCTACGCCAGACCCCGTACTGGACAACTACGTGCTGCTGGTAGTGGTCATGTCGCTGTTTGTCGGGGGCACGCTGGTGGTCTTGTCCGGTGTCCTGCTCTTGTGCAAGCGCTGCTGGGAGGTCCACCAACGCTTCAACAG GGCCatggaggaagcagagaagacCACCACCACCTACCTGGACAATAGCACCCACCCTGCCCAAG GCGTAG ACCCTGACTTCAGGGGGGAGGACCCCGAGGGCCAGGATGTGGAGACGGAGCGCTTCCTGTCCACCAGCTGCACAGGCCGCAGGGTCTCCTTCAACGAGGCTGCCCTTTTTGAACAGAGCCGGAAGGCACAGGATAAGGGCCGCAG GTACACCCTGACGGAGGGGGACTTCCATCACCTCAAGAATGCCCGGCTCACCCATCTGCACCTGCCACCCCTCAAGATCGTCACCATACATGAGTGTGACTCTGGTGAGGCCAGCGTGGCCACTACCCCCCACCCAGCCACCACCCCTAAGGACAGCCTGGCCATATTCCAG CTGGACATGGGTCTTCGGAGTGCCAAGGTTGgcgggcctgggcctgggcctgggcctgggcccggGCCTGGGCCTGCAGCAGAGCCGGGGGAGGCAGGTGCAGGCTCTGGGGCAGGCACCATGCTGCAGTTCTTCACCCGCCTGCGCCGCCATGCCAGTCTGGATGGAGCTAGCCCCTACTTCAAGGTCAAGAAGtggaagctggaggccagccagCGAGCATCCAGTCTGGACACAAGAG GTTCCCCCAAGCGGCACCACTTCCAGCGGCAGCGGGCAGCCAGCGAGAGCATGGAGCAGGAGGGCGACGCGCCCCACGCAGACTTCATCCAGTACATTGCCCGCGCTGGCGACGCCGTGGCCTTCCCACCCCCCTGTCCCTTTCTGGCCAGCCCCACCAGCCCGCCCCCCGCTCTCGGCAG GCTAGAGGCAGCCCAGGCGGTGGGAGGAGCGAGCCCCGAATCGCCCCCAGAGCACGATGCTGGTGCGggactgcagcagcagcagcagcaacagcagcagcagctggagccGGACCCCGAGCAGACCCAGGCCAGCTACCGTGACCTGTGGAGCCTGCGCGCCTCCCTGGAGCTACACGCGGCCGCCGCGTCAGACCACAGCAGCAGCGGCAACGATCGCGATTCGGTGCGCAGCGGCGACAGCTCGGGGTCCGGGGGCGCGCCGCCGGCCTTCCCACCTCCCTCGCCTCCCGCGCCGCGACCCAAAGACGGCGAGGCACGCCGGCTGCTGCAGATGGACAGCGGCTATGCCAGCATCGAGGGCCGCGGTGCGGGTGACGACGCCGCCGAACCGCCCGCCACTCCCGCCCCACCGCGCAGCCCGCGCGCCTGGCCACGCCGTCCGCGGCGCGACTATAGCATCGACGAGAAGACAGACGCGCTCTTCCACGAGTTCCTGCGCCACGACCCGCACTTCGACGACACACCGGCTGCCGCGCGCCACCGCGCACGCGCGCACCCGCACGCACGCAAGCAGTGGCAGCGCGGCCGGCAGCACAGCGACCCTGGCGGCGCACGCGCGGTCCCGGCCCCCGGCGCGCCCCGGCCCGCGCGTGCGCCCTTGCGCCGGGGCGATAGCGTCGACTGCCCGCCTGAGGGCCGCGCGCTAGCCAGCGCTGGCGACGACCCGACCATCCCAGTCATCGAGGAGGAGCCTGGCGGGGGCTGCCCAGGCTCAGGCCTGTGTGTCGAGCCCGCGGGGGCGCTGCTGGACAAGCTGGCGGCCAGCCTCGACGAGAGACTCTTCCCGCCGCGCCTCGCCGAGCCGGTCGCCGCGGCCCCAACGCTGGTCGTCGCCGCGGCCCCTACGTCCCCCGACCATAGTCCAGCCTAA